From Cannabis sativa cultivar Pink pepper isolate KNU-18-1 chromosome 8, ASM2916894v1, whole genome shotgun sequence, a single genomic window includes:
- the LOC115700926 gene encoding pectate lyase-like: MVNTTKFYVLFFFLTFATILVQSKIPEYDDYWKNRAEESQKYAIEAYTSNPEEVTEQLNSHVEQALTKSSNSSRRRELRGRRNRKTGPCRATNPIDRCWRCDPNWASNRKKLADCVLGFGRNTVGGKNGSYYIVTDPSDNNLVDPLPGTLRHAVTRKKPLWIIFARSMIIRLNEELIITSDKTIDARGANVRIAFGAGITIQFVKNVIIHNLHIHDIVSSGGGNIRDSSDHVGFRTKSDGDGISIFGSTNIWIDHVSMSNCQDGLIDAIMGSTAITISNCHFTHHNEVMLFGASDSYSADQMMQVTVAFNHFGQGLVQRMPRCRWGFFHVVNNDYTHWLMYAIGGSQHPTIISQGNRFIAPPNLNAKEVTKREYAEGSEWKQWQWKSQGDLMMNGAFFVESGSRFNKKQFSRHDMIKYKPGTFVTRLTRNAGTLICRYGKPC; the protein is encoded by the exons atggTTAACACAACTAAATTCTATGTGTTGTTCTTTTTCTTAACTTTTGCTACAATATTGGTTCAATCAAAAATCCCCGAGTACGACGATTATTGGAAAAATAGAGCTGAGGAATCCCAGAAATACGCCATTGAAGCTTACACTTCAAATCCAGAGGAAGTAACTGAACAATTGAACTCCCATGTCGAGCA GGCTCTAACGAAGTCGTCGAACAGCAGCAGAAGAAGAGAATTGAGAGGCAGAAGGAACAGGAAGACAGGTCCATGCAGAGCCACAAACCCAATAGACAGATGTTGGAGATGTGACCCCAACTGGGCGAGTAACCGTAAGAAGTTAGCCGACTGTGTCCTTGGCTTTGGCCGCAACACAGTGGGTGGTAAGAACGGTTCCTACTACATAGTCACGGACCCTTCAGACAACAACCTCGTTGACCCCTTACCCGGCACACTCCGCCATGCAGTCACTCGGAAAAAACCCCTTTGGATCATCTTCGCTCGTAGCATGATTATCAGGCTCAACGAAGAGCTCATCATCACTAGTGATAAGACCATCGACGCTCGAGGAGCCAATGTTCGCATTGCCTTCGGTGCTGGCATTACTATCCAGTTCGTCAAGAACGTTATCATCCATAATCTTCACATACACGATATCGTTTCAAGTGGTGGTGGAAACATCAGGGACTCTTCGGACCACGTTGGTTTTAGGACAAAGAGTGATGGTGATGGTATCTCCATATTTGGCTCTACAAATATTTGGATTGATCACGTCTCTATGTCTAACTGTCAAGATGGCCTCATCGATGCCATCATGGGTTCCACTGCCATTACCATCTCCAACTGCCACTTCACCCATCACAACGAG gTGATGTTGTTCGGTGCGAGTGATAGTTACTCGGCTGACCAGATGATGCAAGTGACAGTTGCTTTCAATCATTTTGGACAAGGATTGGTGCAAAGAATGCCAAGGTGCAGATGGGGATTCTTCCATGTGGTCAACAATGACTACACTCACTGGCTCATGTACGCCATTGGAGGTAGCCAACACCCTACTATCATCAGCCAGGGAAATAGGTTCATTGCTCCTCCTAATTTGAATGCAAAAGAG gtgaCGAAGAGGGAGTACGCAGAAGGGAGTGAATGGAAGCAATGGCAATGGAAATCTCAGGGAGACCTAATGATGAATGGGGCATTCTTTGTTGAGTCAGGAAGTCGTTTCAATAAAAAACAGTTCTCAAGGCATGATATGATTAAGTACAAGCCTGGCACCTTTGTCACGAGACTCACTCGCAATGCTGGCACACTCATCTGTCGCTACGGCAAACCATGCtaa